In Rahnella variigena, one DNA window encodes the following:
- the atzF gene encoding allophanate hydrolase, whose translation MASVSDTVTSPFRGFTLREWQQHYRSAPDSLRTTLSLVMGSLSQNDNAWIYLANAEQLEAQILHLEALRHQHEGSLSALPLFGVPFAVKDNMDIAGWPTTAACPAFAYTAEADATVIANLKAKGAIVIGKTNLDQFATGLVGTRSPYGAVPNTFNPDYVSGGSSSGSASVLARGLVAFSLGTDTAGSGRVPAGFNNVVGLKPTKGWLSNTGVVPACRLNDSVSIFALTVADAQTVAQAAGGFDAADAYSRRNPFTAPVAMSPHPRFAVPDSLEFFGDALAEFEFDQALERLNSSGITLVPVDFTPFRELAEQLYYGAWVAERTVAVGEIFEESPEAMDPIVRGIVANGLNYTASDAWRAEYLRAELSRKISLTLEGFDALVVPTSPTIRTQQELVQEPVLYNSQFGIYTNFTNLADLSALALPSSLRADGLPAGITLIAPAWHDDALASFGRQWQRSLNLPLGATGLAMKSEEFMASAPVSAASVRVAVVGAHLTGMPLNFQLTSRNAVRVEQTTTAATYKLYALANTTPPKPGLVRAEGGSAIIVELWDIPLARFGEFVAEIPAPLGMGSLELADGRRVKGFICEPWALGEATDITAFGGWRSYIQSLNSPVKS comes from the coding sequence ATGGCTTCAGTTTCAGACACAGTCACATCACCCTTTCGCGGTTTTACCTTGCGGGAATGGCAGCAACATTACCGTAGTGCGCCAGACAGCCTGCGCACCACGCTTTCTCTGGTTATGGGAAGCCTGAGTCAAAACGACAATGCCTGGATTTATCTCGCCAACGCAGAGCAGCTGGAGGCGCAAATCCTCCACCTTGAAGCCCTTCGCCATCAGCATGAAGGCTCGCTGAGTGCCCTGCCGTTGTTTGGTGTGCCCTTCGCCGTTAAAGACAATATGGATATCGCGGGCTGGCCGACCACGGCGGCGTGTCCGGCGTTTGCTTACACCGCAGAAGCAGACGCTACCGTGATTGCCAATCTGAAAGCCAAAGGCGCAATAGTGATTGGCAAAACCAATCTCGATCAGTTCGCCACCGGCCTGGTCGGCACCCGTTCTCCTTACGGCGCAGTCCCTAATACCTTCAATCCTGATTACGTCAGCGGCGGATCCAGTTCTGGTTCGGCTTCCGTTCTGGCACGCGGTCTGGTGGCCTTTTCGCTGGGCACCGACACCGCCGGTTCCGGCCGTGTTCCGGCAGGCTTTAATAATGTCGTCGGGCTGAAACCGACCAAAGGCTGGCTGTCGAATACCGGCGTGGTTCCGGCCTGCCGCCTGAATGATTCCGTCTCGATTTTCGCCCTGACAGTCGCCGATGCCCAGACCGTCGCCCAGGCCGCTGGCGGTTTTGATGCTGCCGATGCCTACTCCCGTAGAAATCCGTTTACCGCGCCGGTCGCCATGTCACCGCATCCGCGCTTTGCCGTGCCGGACAGTCTGGAATTTTTCGGCGACGCGCTGGCGGAATTTGAGTTCGATCAGGCGCTGGAACGTCTGAACAGCAGCGGCATCACCCTCGTTCCCGTCGATTTCACGCCGTTCCGCGAACTGGCAGAGCAACTGTATTACGGCGCATGGGTGGCAGAACGCACCGTAGCGGTCGGCGAAATTTTCGAAGAAAGCCCGGAAGCGATGGATCCGATCGTTCGCGGGATTGTCGCCAATGGCCTGAACTACACCGCGAGCGATGCCTGGCGCGCTGAATATTTACGCGCTGAGCTGTCACGCAAAATCAGTCTGACGCTGGAAGGATTTGATGCACTGGTGGTGCCGACATCACCGACCATCCGCACGCAGCAAGAGCTGGTGCAGGAACCGGTGCTCTACAACTCGCAGTTCGGCATTTACACCAACTTCACCAATCTGGCGGATTTGTCCGCGCTGGCGCTGCCTTCCAGCCTGCGCGCCGACGGTCTGCCCGCCGGTATCACGCTGATTGCTCCAGCCTGGCACGACGATGCACTGGCCAGTTTTGGCCGTCAGTGGCAGCGCAGCCTGAATCTGCCGCTCGGCGCAACCGGGCTGGCGATGAAATCCGAAGAATTCATGGCATCTGCGCCGGTCAGCGCTGCCAGCGTGCGCGTTGCCGTGGTTGGCGCACACCTGACCGGCATGCCGCTGAACTTCCAGCTCACCAGCCGCAACGCGGTACGCGTCGAACAAACCACGACCGCTGCAACCTACAAACTTTACGCCCTCGCCAATACCACACCGCCAAAACCGGGGCTGGTGCGGGCAGAAGGCGGCAGCGCGATTATCGTCGAACTGTGGGATATCCCGCTGGCGCGCTTTGGTGAATTCGTCGCTGAAATCCCGGCACCACTCGGCATGGGTTCGCTCGAACTGGCTGACGGACGCAGGGTGAAAGGCTTTATCTGCGAGCCGTGGGCGCTTGGCGAGGCCACCGATATCACCGCATTTGGCGGCTGGAGAAGTTACATCCAGAGCCTGAATTCACCGGTAAAAAGCTGA
- the uca gene encoding urea carboxylase: MFNTVLIANRGEIACRAIRTLKRLGVTSVAVYSDADRNAPHVTQADIAIALGGEKASESYLMIDKILAAAKETGAQAIYPGYGFLSESAEFADACEAAGIAFIGPTAGQIREFGLKHRARELAGAANVPMTPGTGLLASLDDAVKAAADIGYPVMLKSTAGGGGIGLTRCDDEEALRAAWDSVKRLGEQFFRDAGVFLERFVDRARHVEVQIFGDGKGRVMALGERDCSLQRRNQKVVEETPAPNLPQASREALHRAAVHLGESVNYRSAGTVEFIYDATRDEFYFLEVNTRLQVEHPVTEMVTGLDLIECMLNVAAGEPPDWPAMEKAPQGASVEVRIYAEDPLKNFQPSPGVLTEVFFPEDVRVDGWVSTGSEVSAFYDPMIAKLIVHGTDRQDALAKMSSALAATRLHGIATNIDYLRQVVATPVFRDGEMWTRMLDSFVYSPNAIEVIAPGTYSSVQDYPGRLGYWDIGVPPSGPMDDFAFRLANRIVGNHLDAAGLEFTLQGPTLRFHCDAVIALTGARCPAHLDGEAVSYWQPVNVKAGQTLTLGRAMQGCRTYLAVRNGFDVPVYLGSRSTFALGQFGGHAGRTLRVADMLTVSQPELAACTTPAPVGLPQAAAENIVPPYGDIWNIGVLYGPHGAPDFFTTGSIDTFFQSEWQVHYNSNRLGVRLVGPKPHWARQDGGEAGLHPSNVHDCEYAIGAINFTGDFPVILTRDGPSLGGFVCPVTIAKAELWKVGQVKPGDKIRFHPISFEQAQALELAQQGTLDSLMPVNAMALPVPSLLPDTTASATILAALPATAERPSVEYRQAGDGYVLIEYGDNVLDLAVRMRIYLLMNAIKAAGQQGIEELSPGVRSLQIRYDSRVLHQTALLQHLLTLEHNLADVSQLKIPTRIVHMPMAFEDSATLGAVERYQQTVRADAPWLPNNVDFIQRTNGLASREDVKNIIFDASYLILGLGDVYLGAPCAVPVDPRHRLLSSKYNPARTFTAEGTVGIGGMYMCIYGMDSPGGYQLVGRTLPIWNKFLKNEQFKNGEPWLLHFFDQVRFYEVTEAELEIQREAFREGRAQIRIEETEFDFAQYTQFLADNAADIADFRSKQTEAFTREVAHWHEAESAAVEAAANAVQLVEDDADQDGHLVSADLNGNVWKILVEPGQQVEEGQPLIVVEAMKMELSVNAPCAGTVLKISCQQGRPVGPGDALLWLDAAV, encoded by the coding sequence ATGTTTAACACCGTTTTAATTGCTAACCGTGGCGAAATTGCCTGCCGCGCGATCCGTACGCTGAAACGTCTGGGCGTGACCAGCGTGGCCGTTTATTCCGACGCTGACCGCAATGCACCGCACGTCACGCAGGCGGATATCGCCATCGCGCTGGGCGGCGAAAAGGCCAGCGAAAGCTACCTGATGATCGACAAAATTCTGGCCGCCGCGAAAGAAACCGGCGCGCAGGCGATTTATCCGGGATATGGCTTTTTATCGGAAAGCGCAGAATTCGCCGATGCCTGCGAAGCGGCAGGCATTGCGTTTATCGGCCCGACCGCCGGACAAATCCGCGAGTTTGGCCTCAAGCATCGTGCCCGCGAATTGGCCGGTGCCGCAAATGTACCGATGACGCCGGGCACCGGGTTGCTCGCCAGCCTTGATGACGCCGTGAAAGCCGCCGCAGACATCGGTTATCCGGTGATGCTGAAAAGCACCGCAGGCGGCGGAGGCATTGGCCTGACGCGCTGTGACGATGAAGAGGCCCTGCGCGCCGCGTGGGACAGCGTGAAGCGTCTCGGCGAACAGTTTTTCCGCGACGCCGGTGTGTTTCTCGAACGCTTTGTCGATCGCGCCCGTCACGTCGAAGTACAGATTTTTGGCGACGGCAAAGGCCGGGTGATGGCACTCGGCGAACGCGACTGTTCGTTGCAGCGCCGCAATCAGAAAGTGGTGGAAGAAACCCCTGCACCGAATTTGCCGCAGGCCAGCCGCGAAGCGTTACATCGCGCCGCCGTGCATCTCGGCGAATCGGTGAACTACCGCAGCGCCGGTACCGTTGAATTTATCTATGACGCCACGCGCGACGAATTTTATTTTCTCGAAGTGAATACCCGTTTGCAGGTGGAGCATCCGGTCACCGAAATGGTCACCGGTCTGGACTTGATCGAATGCATGCTGAACGTCGCCGCCGGTGAACCGCCCGACTGGCCTGCAATGGAAAAAGCCCCGCAGGGCGCGTCGGTGGAAGTGCGTATTTACGCCGAAGATCCGCTGAAGAATTTCCAGCCGAGTCCGGGCGTGCTGACCGAAGTCTTTTTCCCCGAAGACGTCCGCGTCGATGGCTGGGTTTCAACCGGCAGTGAAGTGTCGGCCTTTTACGACCCGATGATCGCCAAACTGATTGTTCACGGCACCGACCGTCAGGACGCACTGGCGAAAATGTCGTCTGCGCTGGCCGCCACCCGTCTGCACGGCATCGCCACCAATATCGATTATCTGCGTCAGGTGGTTGCCACGCCGGTGTTCCGCGACGGCGAAATGTGGACGCGCATGCTCGACAGTTTTGTTTACTCGCCAAACGCCATCGAGGTGATCGCGCCCGGTACGTACAGCAGCGTGCAGGATTATCCGGGGCGTCTCGGTTACTGGGATATCGGCGTGCCGCCGTCCGGTCCGATGGACGATTTTGCCTTCCGTCTCGCCAACCGCATTGTCGGCAATCATCTGGATGCCGCCGGTCTGGAATTCACGTTACAGGGACCCACCCTGCGCTTTCATTGCGACGCGGTGATCGCGCTGACCGGCGCACGCTGTCCGGCACATCTCGATGGCGAAGCTGTTTCTTACTGGCAGCCGGTGAACGTTAAGGCCGGTCAGACGCTGACTCTTGGCCGCGCTATGCAGGGTTGCCGCACGTATCTTGCCGTGCGTAACGGTTTCGACGTGCCGGTGTATCTCGGCAGCCGTTCGACGTTTGCGCTCGGGCAATTTGGCGGTCACGCCGGTCGCACGCTGCGTGTCGCCGATATGCTGACCGTTTCGCAGCCGGAACTTGCGGCCTGCACCACGCCCGCACCGGTCGGTTTACCGCAGGCGGCGGCGGAAAATATCGTGCCGCCTTACGGCGACATCTGGAATATCGGCGTGCTTTACGGGCCGCACGGCGCACCGGATTTCTTCACCACAGGATCCATCGACACTTTCTTCCAGTCTGAATGGCAGGTGCATTACAACTCCAACCGCCTCGGCGTGCGGCTGGTTGGCCCGAAACCACACTGGGCGCGGCAGGATGGCGGCGAAGCCGGTCTGCATCCGTCAAACGTGCATGACTGCGAGTACGCCATCGGCGCGATTAATTTCACCGGTGACTTTCCTGTCATTCTGACCCGCGACGGGCCAAGCCTCGGCGGTTTCGTCTGTCCGGTGACCATTGCCAAAGCCGAATTGTGGAAAGTCGGTCAGGTAAAACCGGGCGATAAAATCCGTTTTCATCCGATCAGTTTTGAACAGGCACAGGCGCTGGAACTGGCGCAGCAAGGCACGCTGGACTCGCTGATGCCAGTCAACGCGATGGCGCTGCCGGTGCCGTCTCTGCTGCCGGACACCACGGCCTCCGCCACCATTCTCGCGGCGCTTCCGGCGACGGCTGAACGTCCTTCGGTGGAATACCGTCAGGCAGGCGACGGCTACGTGCTGATTGAGTACGGCGATAACGTGCTGGATCTGGCGGTGCGTATGCGCATCTACCTGCTGATGAACGCCATCAAAGCCGCCGGTCAGCAGGGTATTGAAGAACTGTCGCCGGGCGTGCGTTCGCTGCAAATCCGCTACGACAGCCGCGTGCTGCATCAGACGGCGCTGCTTCAGCATTTACTGACGCTCGAACACAACCTGGCGGATGTCAGCCAGCTCAAGATCCCGACCCGCATCGTGCATATGCCGATGGCATTTGAAGATTCCGCCACACTCGGCGCGGTCGAACGCTATCAGCAAACCGTGCGCGCAGACGCGCCGTGGCTGCCAAATAACGTCGATTTCATCCAGCGCACCAACGGGCTGGCGAGCCGCGAAGATGTGAAAAACATCATTTTCGACGCCAGCTATCTGATCCTCGGGCTGGGCGATGTGTATCTCGGCGCGCCGTGCGCGGTGCCGGTCGATCCGCGCCATCGCCTGCTGAGTTCCAAATACAACCCGGCGCGCACCTTTACCGCCGAAGGCACGGTCGGTATCGGCGGCATGTACATGTGCATTTATGGCATGGATTCGCCGGGCGGCTATCAGCTGGTCGGCCGCACGCTGCCGATCTGGAATAAGTTTCTCAAGAATGAGCAGTTTAAAAACGGCGAGCCGTGGCTGCTGCACTTCTTCGATCAGGTGCGGTTCTATGAAGTTACCGAAGCCGAACTGGAAATCCAGCGCGAGGCGTTCCGCGAAGGCCGCGCACAAATCCGCATCGAAGAAACTGAGTTCGATTTCGCGCAGTACACGCAATTTCTTGCCGACAACGCCGCCGATATTGCTGATTTCCGCTCGAAACAAACCGAAGCCTTTACCCGCGAAGTGGCGCACTGGCATGAAGCCGAAAGCGCCGCGGTGGAAGCTGCGGCCAACGCCGTGCAGTTAGTGGAAGACGATGCAGATCAGGACGGGCATTTAGTCAGCGCCGACCTGAACGGCAACGTCTGGAAAATCCTGGTCGAGCCGGGCCAGCAGGTGGAAGAAGGCCAGCCGCTGATCGTCGTCGAAGCCATGAAAATGGAGCTGTCGGTGAATGCGCCTTGCGCCGGAACCGTACTGAAAATCAGTTGCCAGCAGGGGCGTCCGGTCGGACCGGGCGATGCTTTGCTGTGGCTGGACGCAGCCGTTTAA
- a CDS encoding GntR family transcriptional regulator has product MQLTGSKSSRSKNRPEGLAERIYQQLKDDIFSFRLLPGDRFSENDIADRMEVSRTPVRQALFWLEHEGYVEVFFRSGWQVRPFDFDFFEQLYDLRIVLELEAVKRLCALPPAVQPLQLAELKAFWIDQPPLEDGQLVSRYDEEFHMTLVAAAGNAEMARIHRELTEKIRIIRRLDFTKGERVNATYKEHTGILLAIIQQQTEEAQRQLHDHIAVSKAEVRKITLHMLHRARAESDAGNPS; this is encoded by the coding sequence ATGCAACTGACGGGCTCTAAATCTTCACGCAGTAAAAACCGTCCGGAAGGACTGGCGGAACGCATCTATCAGCAGCTGAAAGATGACATTTTCAGCTTCCGCCTGCTGCCCGGTGACCGGTTCAGCGAAAACGACATTGCCGACCGGATGGAGGTCAGCCGCACGCCTGTGCGTCAGGCGCTGTTCTGGCTGGAACACGAAGGCTACGTCGAAGTGTTTTTCCGCAGCGGCTGGCAGGTTCGTCCGTTCGATTTCGATTTTTTCGAGCAACTGTATGACCTGCGCATCGTGCTGGAACTGGAAGCGGTGAAACGTTTGTGCGCGCTGCCGCCTGCCGTTCAGCCGTTGCAACTGGCCGAACTGAAAGCCTTCTGGATTGATCAGCCGCCGCTCGAAGACGGTCAGCTGGTGTCGCGCTATGACGAAGAGTTTCACATGACGCTGGTGGCCGCGGCGGGTAACGCCGAAATGGCGCGCATTCACCGCGAACTGACCGAAAAAATCCGCATCATACGGCGTCTGGATTTCACCAAAGGTGAGCGTGTGAACGCCACCTATAAAGAGCACACGGGCATTCTGCTCGCCATCATTCAACAACAAACAGAGGAGGCGCAGCGCCAGTTACACGACCACATTGCCGTCAGTAAAGCCGAGGTGCGCAAAATTACCCTGCATATGTTGCACCGGGCGCGGGCGGAGAGTGACGCGGGCAACCCGTCATGA